TCCCTGCTGGAGGGCCGCGTGGTCAACCGGATCGTGGTCGACGCGGACGACGCCCACTGGGCCCGCGTGGCCCTCGACCAGATGCTGGCGCTGCCGGGGATCTGACGGGAGCGCACGCGATGAGCACCGACGGCGGGCTCCACATCGGCGTCTTCGTCTTCGACGAGGCGGAGGAGCTCGACGTCGTGGGCCCGTTCCAGGTGCTGGCGCAGTGGCAGGAGCACTCGGGGCTCAAGCCGCACGTCAGCACGTTCTCGCGCGACGGCGAGGGGGTCCGGCTCGCGAAGGGCATGCGGCTGGTCCCGGCGCGCTCGGCGGACGACGTGGGCCCGCTGCACCTGCTGGTGTACCCGGGCGGCTGGGGCACCCGGACGCTGCTGGCCGACCCCGACCACCTGGAGTGGTTGCGGCAGGTGCGCGCGCAGACGCCGGTCCTGGCGAGCGTGTGCACCGGTGCGCTGGTCCTGGCCGCGGCGGGACTGCTGGCGGGCCGCCCGGCCACCACGCACCACGACCACTACGACGACCTGGCGCGGATCGACCCGAGCGTCGTGGTGGACACCGAGGCGCGGTTCGTGGACGACGGCGACGTGGTGACGTCGGCGGGGGTGTCGGCGGGCATCGACATGGCGCTGCACCTGGTCGCGCGCCTGGAGTCGCCGGAGGTGGCCCGCGCGGTGCGGCACGCGATCCAGTACGACCCGGCGCCGCCGGCGTGACGGGTCCGTACGTCGCCCGCACAGATATCTGATACCGGACGTCACTGGTATAACGTCCCGGCCATGAGCCGCATGCTGCACCTCGCCCGGGCGACCCTGCTCCCCCGCAAGCCGCTGCCGGGGTTCGGGGCGCTCGACACCTCGACGACCGACCTGCGCGTCCACCCGGGCGACCTGGACCTCTACGGGCACGTCAACAACGGGACCTACCTGCAGATGATGGACGTCGCCCGGTCGAACCTGCTGGCCGACCTCGGCGGCCTCGGTCGCCTCAAGGAACGCGGCTGGTACCCCGTGGTGGCGTCCTCCACGATGAGCTACAAGCGCTCGCTCATGCCGTTCGAGAAGGTGCGCGTCGCGACTCGCGTCCTCGGCTGGGACGCCCGCGTCGTCTACCTGGAGCAGGTGTTCACCGTCGGCGGCTCCCACCGGGCCCGCGGCTGGGTCGCCGGCCGGTTCCTCGGCAAGGACGGCTCCCGGGTCGCGCCGCACGACGTCCTCGCCCTCCTCGTCGACGGCGAGGCCCCCGCGAGCCCCGCGCTGCCCGACGACGTCGCCGCGTGGGCCGTGGCCGTCGACGTCGCCCACCGCGAGGTCGCGGACCGTCCGGGCCACTGAGCCCGGACGGTTCGCGCGCCGACGTCAGACCGAGGCGGGGCGCCCGATCTCGCGCAGCAGCAGCGCCTCGGCGAGGACGACCTTGCGCAGCTCGCCCAGGTGGACGGACTCGTTGGCGCCGTGGGCGCGGGAGTCCGGGTCCTCGACGCCGGTGACGAGCACCGCGGCGTCCGGGTAGGACTCCAGCAGGTCGGCGATGAACGGGATCGAGCCGCCCACGCCGATGTCGACCGGGTCGGTGCCCCACGCCGCCGCGAACGCGGCGCGCGCCGCCTGCATCGCGGCCGAGTCGGCGGGCGCACCGAACGGCTTGCCGTGCTCGTGGGGCGTCCACGTCACGCGCGCACCGAACGGCGCGTGCGCCTCCAGGTGGGCGCGCAGGGCGTCGTCGGCGGCCTGCGGGTCCTGGCCCGGCGGGATCCGCAGCGAGAGCTTCGCCGAGGCGCGCGGCGCGATCGTGTTCGACGCGTGCGCGACGCTGGTCGCGTCGATGCCGATGACGGCCAGCGCCGGCTTGGTCCACAGCCGCCCGGCGAGGCTGCCCTCGCCGGACAGCCTGACGCCGTCCAGCACCGAGGAGTCGGCGCGGAAGTCGGCCTCCGCGTAGTCGACCTCGGGCTCCGGGCCCGTCACCAGACCGTCGACCGCCACGTTGCCGACCTCGTCGTGCAGGGTCGCCACCAGCCGCGCCAGCAGCGTGTTCGCGTCCAGCAGCGGACCCCCGAACATCCCGGAGTGCACGGCGTGGCCGAGCGCCTCGACGGTCACGACGCCGTCGACCAGCCCGCGCAGCGACGTCGTCAGCGCGGGCACCCCGACCTTCCAGTTCGTGGAGTCCGCGACGACGATGACGTCCGCGGCGAGCAGCTCGTGGTGGTCGGCCAGGAAGCGGGAGAAGCTCGGCGAGCCGGACTCCTCCTCCCCCTCGACGAACACCGTCACGCCGACGCCCGGGTCGGCGTCGGCCGCCGCCAGGACGCGCAGCGCCCCGACGTGCGCCATGACGCCCGCCTTGTCGTCCGCCGCGCCGCGGCCGAACAGGCGCTCGCCGACCTGCGTCGGGGTGAACGGGTCCGTGTCCCAGGTCGTCGCGTCGCCGGGCGGCTGGACGTCGTGGTGGGCGTAGAGCAGGACGGTCGGCGCGCCCGGCGCCGCGGGGCGACGGGCCACGACGGCCGGCGCGCCGGGCGTGCCGTCGGGACGCGGCGAGCGCAGGACCTGCACCTCGGGCAGCCCGGCGCCCCGCAGGAGTTCGGCGACGGCCTCGGCGCTGGCCGCGACGTGCGTCTGGTCGAAGGCCGCGGCCGACACGCTCGGGATGCGCACCAGCGCCTCGAGGTCGGCCTGGACGGCGGGGAAGTGCGCGTCGACGTGGTCCCGCAGGGCGGCCACGTCCGGGTCGGTGTGCTTCACGCCCCCACGCTAACCCGGCGTTCCCGGGCACTCGCGCGCTCGACTACCCTGGTGTGGTGTTCTCCCGCAAGCGCGACATCGCCGAGGCGTCCTCCTCCAGCACGCCCGACACCGCCGTCGACCCCGTCAAGGCCGCCGCCGACCTCGAGCTCGCGGGCCGCCCCGCGACCAAGGGCCGCCCGACGCCGAAGCGGAGCGAGGCCGAGGCGCGCAACAAGCGCCCCCTCGTGCCGAACGACCGCAAGGCCGCCCGCAAGGCGTCCCGGGAGAAGATGCGCGAGGAGCGCAACCGCGAGTACGTCGCGATGCAGACCGGCGACGAGCGGCACCTGCCCGCCCGTGACAAGGGTCCGGTGCGCCGCTACGTGCGCGACCACGTGGACGCCCGCTGGAACCTCGGCGAGTTCTTCCTGCCGGTGGCGTTCGTCTTCATCTTCCTCAACATCCTCGTCATGCAGAACCCGACGCTCAGCGCCCTGGTGCTCGTCGCGCTGTACGCGGTGGTGCTGGTGACCCTGCTCGACGCGACGATCATGTGGCAGCGCCTCAAGCGCCGCCTGCGCGACAAGTTCGGCTCCGTCGACGCGAGCGGCGCGAAGGTGTACGACGTACCGCGCGGCACGATGATGTACGCCGTCATGCGCGCCTTCCAGATCCGTCGATCGCGCCTGCCCAAGCCGATGCACAAGAAGCACGGCGTCTGGCCGGAGTGACGGCACGGCCCGGGCAGGAGGACCTCCCGGGCCGACATAGGCTGGTGCCATGGTCAACTACCGTTACCTCGGCAACAGCGGTCTCAAGATCTCGGAGATCACCTACGGCAACTGGCTCACCCACGGTTCGCAGGTCGAGAACGACGTCGCGACGCAGTGCGTGCACGCCGCCCTCGACGCCGGCATCACGTCCTTCGACACCGCCGACGTCTACGCCAACACCAAGGCGGAGCAGGTCCTCGGCGACGCGCTGAAGGGCCAGCGCCGCGAGTCCCTCGAGATCTTCACGAAGGTCTACTGGCCGACCGGCCCCGGCGGCCCCAACGACACGGGCCTGTCCCGCAAGCACGTCATGGAGTCCATCAACGGCTCCCTGCAGCGCCTCGGCACCGACTACGTCGACCTCTACCAGGCGCACCGGTACGACGTCGAGACGCCGCTCGAGGAGACGATGCAGGCGTTCGCCGACATCGTCCGCCAGGGCAAGGCGCTCTACATCGGCGTCAGCGAGTGGACCGCCGACCAGATCCGCGCGGGTGCGGCCCTGGCGAAGGAGCTCGGCTTCCAGCTCATCAGCTCCCAGCCGCAGTACTCGATGCTGTGGCGCGTCATCGAGGACGAGGTCGTCCCGACGTCGGCCGAGCTCGGCCTGTCGCAGATCGTCTGGTCACCCTTGGCCCAGGGCGTCCTGTCCGGCAAGTACGTGCCCGGCAAGGAGCTCCCCGCGGGCTCCCGCGCCACCGACACCAAGGGCGGCGCCCGCATGATCGAGCGGTTCATGCGCGACGAGGTCCTCGAGCGCGTCCAGGGCCTGCGCCCCGTCGCCGACGAGCTCGGCCTGTCCATGGCCCAGCTCTCGGTCGCGTGGGTGCTGCAGAACGACAACGTCGCGGCCGCGCTGGTCGGCGCGTCGCGGCCCGAACAGGTCGCGGAGAACGTCAAGGCCTCGGGCGTGACGATCCCCGCCGAGCTCATGGCGAAGATCGACGAGGTGCTCGGCGACGTCGTCGAGCGCGACGCAGGCAAGACCCTCGAGGGCATGCCCAAGACGCGCGTCGCCTGACGACGCCCGTCCCGACCGGCCCGGTCGCCGCACCCGCGGCGGCCGGGCCGTCGTCGTCCCCGCGCTCAGGCGCCGTGCTCGGCCCGGACCACGTCGAGGGCTCGGGCGATCTCCGCCGCCCGCCGGGCGACCCGGTCCGGGGCGTCGGCGTCGGGGCGGGGCAGGTCGGCGCCGGAGGCCCCGGGGACGTCGCCCTGCTGCCGGGTCGTCGTCCGCGGCGACGGCGCGGCTCCCGCGGCCCTGGGGGGTCGCGCGGCCGTCAGCGAGCCCGAGGGCACGAGCAGCCGGGAGCGGACCGCGAGCTGCACCACGGGCCCGACCCCGAGCGCGAAAGCGACCGTCGCCCAGCCGACGGTGCCCCCGAGCGCCCAGCCGGCCGCGACGACCGCGACCTCGATGCCGGTCTTGACGAGGCGGACCGACCAGCCGGTGCGGGCGACGACGCCGGTGAGGAGGCCGTCGCGCGGGCCGGGGCCGAGGTGCGCACCGACGTACGCGGCGGTCGCGACGCCGTTGAGGACGATCGCGCCGGCG
This Isoptericola jiangsuensis DNA region includes the following protein-coding sequences:
- a CDS encoding dipeptidase, translated to MKHTDPDVAALRDHVDAHFPAVQADLEALVRIPSVSAAAFDQTHVAASAEAVAELLRGAGLPEVQVLRSPRPDGTPGAPAVVARRPAAPGAPTVLLYAHHDVQPPGDATTWDTDPFTPTQVGERLFGRGAADDKAGVMAHVGALRVLAAADADPGVGVTVFVEGEEESGSPSFSRFLADHHELLAADVIVVADSTNWKVGVPALTTSLRGLVDGVVTVEALGHAVHSGMFGGPLLDANTLLARLVATLHDEVGNVAVDGLVTGPEPEVDYAEADFRADSSVLDGVRLSGEGSLAGRLWTKPALAVIGIDATSVAHASNTIAPRASAKLSLRIPPGQDPQAADDALRAHLEAHAPFGARVTWTPHEHGKPFGAPADSAAMQAARAAFAAAWGTDPVDIGVGGSIPFIADLLESYPDAAVLVTGVEDPDSRAHGANESVHLGELRKVVLAEALLLREIGRPASV
- a CDS encoding DJ-1/PfpI family protein, coding for MSTDGGLHIGVFVFDEAEELDVVGPFQVLAQWQEHSGLKPHVSTFSRDGEGVRLAKGMRLVPARSADDVGPLHLLVYPGGWGTRTLLADPDHLEWLRQVRAQTPVLASVCTGALVLAAAGLLAGRPATTHHDHYDDLARIDPSVVVDTEARFVDDGDVVTSAGVSAGIDMALHLVARLESPEVARAVRHAIQYDPAPPA
- a CDS encoding YczE/YyaS/YitT family protein, yielding MTTTTVPVSGSCDPAEAPFPIAPAVPSAPATTTPATTPGATTAAGPVRRGVQLLLGLLAFTASMAMLLHAGQGAMPWDVLHQGLARTTGWSLGVVVAASSVLVLAAWIPLRQRPGVGTLANVAVISLTIEPFLRLLEAVAPHPGPAGAVALAAGAIVLNGVATAAYVGAHLGPGPRDGLLTGVVARTGWSVRLVKTGIEVAVVAAGWALGGTVGWATVAFALGVGPVVQLAVRSRLLVPSGSLTAARPPRAAGAAPSPRTTTRQQGDVPGASGADLPRPDADAPDRVARRAAEIARALDVVRAEHGA
- a CDS encoding acyl-CoA thioesterase; translation: MSRMLHLARATLLPRKPLPGFGALDTSTTDLRVHPGDLDLYGHVNNGTYLQMMDVARSNLLADLGGLGRLKERGWYPVVASSTMSYKRSLMPFEKVRVATRVLGWDARVVYLEQVFTVGGSHRARGWVAGRFLGKDGSRVAPHDVLALLVDGEAPASPALPDDVAAWAVAVDVAHREVADRPGH
- a CDS encoding aldo/keto reductase family protein, which encodes MVNYRYLGNSGLKISEITYGNWLTHGSQVENDVATQCVHAALDAGITSFDTADVYANTKAEQVLGDALKGQRRESLEIFTKVYWPTGPGGPNDTGLSRKHVMESINGSLQRLGTDYVDLYQAHRYDVETPLEETMQAFADIVRQGKALYIGVSEWTADQIRAGAALAKELGFQLISSQPQYSMLWRVIEDEVVPTSAELGLSQIVWSPLAQGVLSGKYVPGKELPAGSRATDTKGGARMIERFMRDEVLERVQGLRPVADELGLSMAQLSVAWVLQNDNVAAALVGASRPEQVAENVKASGVTIPAELMAKIDEVLGDVVERDAGKTLEGMPKTRVA
- a CDS encoding DUF3043 domain-containing protein produces the protein MFSRKRDIAEASSSSTPDTAVDPVKAAADLELAGRPATKGRPTPKRSEAEARNKRPLVPNDRKAARKASREKMREERNREYVAMQTGDERHLPARDKGPVRRYVRDHVDARWNLGEFFLPVAFVFIFLNILVMQNPTLSALVLVALYAVVLVTLLDATIMWQRLKRRLRDKFGSVDASGAKVYDVPRGTMMYAVMRAFQIRRSRLPKPMHKKHGVWPE